The Ictalurus punctatus breed USDA103 chromosome 28, Coco_2.0, whole genome shotgun sequence DNA window CACATTCAGTTAAAGCCGTCTTTAATTCACGTACGTCGAACATGTGTACAGCTACAAGGTCTCagttaccaacaaacatcgctgcgaTATACcaaatttgtgcaattgcaatttcaccaattcaaacagttttctgcaaataaataaataaataaatatgcaagcaagcaagcactaaaaaaaaaactgcagcaaaatcaagcatttttgttcataacacacacaaaaaaaaactctgcaaaatcctgtacggaatGATTAACTGTTAATTCTGGATTATGTATTCACACTCCGTTGCATCCACATTTCAACAGACCTTAAGCTTCCAACAGAAGTGAGttctggggggtttttttgcacAGGGACCACTGTAGAAATTTTTGTCTGTGGTAAATATACCATATATGCAGTACAGATGCAAAAATCCCagattagattaaaaaaaaaaagctttcaaatATAGAAAAGCTGAACATATTTCCAGTACATTACACCATATTTACTTCAGCGTTTTTTCGTGTGAGTGTGGAAGACTAACCAGTTGCTTGAGGAAAGCCCTCTCAGAGATGCAGCGCAGCACAGTGTCAGGGTGGTGGAGGATGGACACCATCTTGAGgatgtctctgtctcttgccCTCACTTCCACCGCCAACGCTCCCTACAATCAGTAAGCAATGTAAGCTATGTGAAATGGCAACTGAATGTAGTGAAACATAACCAGCAGATGCCAGTAAGCTGCCAATGAAGGTGAGATCATTCAAGAAATTTTAGCCACGGAGCTACAGAATATACTTTTTCCACTACAAGTGTATATTCTGTCTTTCCAAATAATTGTAGGTTTCCTACTGACATGAAAACACCACAGCAGTGTTTTGCACTATTCAGCGACCGTTGGCACAGATGGTTAAACAGGTGTTTCCTTGCATAGGAACAACGTTGACTTACAAACCGTGACGTCCTCAGGATGATCTCTTTTTTGTATGTAAACAGTACTAGCCTAGGTGAAAACACTAACCTAACACAAACAAAAGCCGATAATCGGAGAAAATCACAGATATTTTGGTATGCTCGGCCCTGCTTGGTCACTCACCTGGCCTACAGCATACATGCAGTCTTCAGGACCCAGAACCTGAAAGAGACCAGGATAAACAAACCTTTCAGACAAATTGTAAAATACGCTTCTACCACAATGCTactgaattctcgaatctgaccGGTCAGGAGTATGGTAGCAATTCATTCACAGGTACTGTGAACACACCACAGAATTGAAGGCTAATACTAAACGCATCGAAAAACATCTAACTCTAAATGCTTCAACAGTAATAGATACAGAGAAATTTACTATCTGGTGTCACATTCCCGCCAGAAAACTATTAATGATGGCGCTCGGTTAGAGAACGGACCTGGGAGGCCAAAGCGCCATTGTTGAAATATCCTTCAAAATCCTGGTAATCGTAAACAGCTTAAACAGCAGGGTAACATCAACTCAACTGCTGACGAGGCTTGGAAGACTTTCAGAGGCAATGAAGCAGTCTTTATTTTGTCACGcatacattacagcacggtgaaattcttttcttcgcataccccagcttCTTCGGAAGCTTGGGCCAGCCATGATAccgcgcccctggagcagagagggttaagggcctttgtcaagggcccaacagtgtcaacttggcagtgctggggcttgaaccaccAGCCTATGGTTCAGTAACCCAGTCTGGTTTAGCTCACTCAATGCATGGCCCAAGGCCAGACTACAGCGCATCATCTGATCACATTTGCAGAACTTGCACATTCTAGGATCAGGAAATGAGCAAAATCATTGCTGACCCTCTTCGACCAAGCCAAAACGTGTTTCAAAGCCTCTCTTCTGGGAAATGATTCAACTCAATAAGAATCAATACCACAAGACCCAGGAatagcttctctctctctctctctctctctctctctctgagcggTGTCTCTTATCAACCATGCTAAACTCTGCCTTGTCAGACATTctgttattaatattacatgAATGCACACAATGCTGTGTAATGTGCTCAAATACAAAGTGATATATTGTCTAGTGACAACATAAGTGACGGTGATGTTAATATGTAAGCACCTGACTGATACGGCTCTCCCAGCCCATGCGCTTGAGACCAGCTGCAGCCAGAATGATGGCAGCATAGTCATCCTTCTCGTCCAGCTTCTTCAGACGAGTATTCAGGTTGCCTCTCTAATTCGGCTGAGTAAAGGATTCATGTGAAAAACCTGTTCATGCTGAACACAACTACCTTTTTTTGCATTGTAAAATACACAGagcattttaacacacacacacacacacacacacagctttagaAAGGATACAATGTTTTCAAATTCCAGCTGTGGGAACCTTTTTTTCAGCTGTGCCGCTCGGCGGAGCGAGCTCGTGCCAATCACACTGAAAGTGGATATCAAGGTCACACTGGGTAAGAGATTAATCTATCCACTGCAGCAAGAATGGGGAAAGAAATCATCATGCCAGACTATGGAGTATGatgtaatgtttattaattaCCTATTTTCTGGAAGGGCGTCCAAAGTGAGTCCAGCATTCTTTGGATGAAGCACTACAGCATCATGAGGATTTTCACGTCTAAGGAGcaggaaattttttaaaataaaatttaaaaaggaaataaacGCTGCTCAGAAGTGCACACACATAAATGGAATGATATTAGAGAAAGATGGATTTATCTGTGGAGTGTTTAGGAGAGTGTGAAAGTTTAGGAAACGTACTGGAGAACAGCACCAATCGTGAAACCAGGAGGCAGTGAGGTAGGAAGGTCTTTTAAAGAGTGCACAACAAGGTCCACCCTGGTGTTGGAGACAGGGGGGGGGAAGCTCATTATATTCAATTGTCACAAAAGATACTTCCTTATTTAGTAtccacccaaaaaaaacaaaaaaaaaaaacagtgagaaCTATCTTGAGGGCTACTAAACATTCCTATTCACTAAACTGCAGAGAAGGGCCCAGTTTCCCAAAGATATACAGGAAACAGGTAGAAAAAGTGTGTTTAACATGTCACTCGCTTTACCTGCAACGCTTTTGGAAACTCAACCAAGAACTTTTAATAATGAATCAGAAGAATTCTTCAGATAAGAGTAAGAGTATGATCAACCCTGTTGCTATGGAATAAATTTAGCCAGTGACTGGCTGAGAGAGGAGTGCCTCAGAACCCGTAACTCGTACGATCACACATACAATGACTTGATCGGTGCAAGTCGCCATTCGTTGTACCTTGAAGTcgccagtaggcgttcctactactggttgccatagtaacatttatcagtgggtggcACAACCAGCaatccacttttgacaacaaaccagttttcttgtagctaaacattctggagggatgtatataaaaatatcaaataaaaaagtttGTATATAAAAATTCACCAATGTTGAATTGGAACCAATTCATCATATCCTACAAGATGAAAGAGAAGTGGTGTCTGCTTTTTGCCACCGCGGCTCTCTATCTGCGGCAAAATCGCAAGCGCTCACGAAACAATTCGGACACGCAGGCAGCATGGCGGATCACAGTTCACgtgcgctctactgtcttcgctcccattggtagtcgctgcaccaagtcgctccGAATTTGCATAAGGTTTGCAAAAACCTCTCTCAACTTTGTCACGTAGCTGGACTCGCCCACATTGGTTGCTGTCGTTCATGTCGgcagctctcattgaaaatgaatggtctctgGTTAATATGTCGCTGTGAGTCgctgtgtgtgagaatgtaccttaaagcgcacctattatagttttgaaacgtgcctaattttgttttaaaggtctcatataatacatttacatgcatccaaggtcaaagaacactttaacgtgctcataatttaaacttcagcattaccttttttcccctagtgtcacaaacgactcgttaaatgatccgttctaaaaggattaattctaaactcctcctttcagagagcatactctgctctgattggtcagatgtcccagccTGTtttgattggtctaccgctgtcagcgagcagccaatgaagaccagatccggggctttttgttacaaacttATGTagattagtacaggaagtaaagtctggaattactaacgactcgattcagctgttcagaatcggttccttctttgggagtcaataactctgcttgtcatgcactttgatttttgaaactttgcagacttttatattcacaaacaactctataacacactacatgaaaggtaatatttgagaAATTATAATAGGTGTACCTTAAATGAAATGATCTTCACATTaccatattaaaatataattctCTCCAGAGAAGAAACAAACTGTGCCAGGACACTATACTCAATTCCCATTTAACAGACCAGTTGCCTTCCCTTAAGGCCAAGCCATAATTTTGGCAAACCATAAAATTTAAACTTTCCTTTCATCTGTTATTCATTTTGTTATGATTCATCCTAGATTTCTCTAAAGCTTTTGTTCATCATGTAGTATTAATTATTTTGTATTCTTATACAGGACTATCATGAGAATGCTTGTGATTCTGGTTCGTTAAACTGTCATGCAATTGTGCAATAAAGTCAAAGTCAATAGAAAATATCACTTAGAAATATCAGATCTtgaatagagagaaagaatatCTAAtaattctcattattattattagttaattATTGAACGAAAAACACTtaagcctatttctagacaAATCAAACTTTCATATTAATATATGTACAGTcgcctctgaaagtattggaacagcaaggtcaatctttttgtttttgcaatgcACTGAAgatttgggtttgaggtcaaaGAGATCAAAAATAATATTAGAACATTGTGAGTGATATttggtgtttcttgctgcctgGGTTTggcctgttaaattgattgtttaaagaattaatagttctgaatatctactctcgtttgagctctgggtttcatctgtgaagactgcatttgttgtcaaaaaaagggataaaccaacatgaagacagAGAGCTGTTTATGGGAGTAAAgtgagccattttgaagctgagaaaagagggaaaatctaacAGAGCGTCAGAGCATTGGGCATacccaatacaacaatttaataagtcctgaaaaagaaagaaaccaataGAACTGTTCTGTTGAAAACAATAGAAGTGGCCTTGCTGTACttatactttcagaggggactgtacatttCAAACTTAAACTTGTCTTATTCGATTGACACATCATTTTTCTTAGaaataattacacacaataaGGAGAATTATCTGCCAGCAATACAATTTCTTAACTTCaaactcatttcaagcttgaaaataatcttatatttgtttaaagAGAAATATTATTTGAATTTGCCTATATGCTAGATATTTTAAGATATCATCTTATGCTAGATATGGAAGATCATTTTCTGTAGagaaaatggtttaaaaacaaacaaaaaaaaccaacaacaatcTAAATGATCACATGTGAAATATACATGTTAACTAGCTAACTGTTAGTGTATTCGTGTGGAACATCATAAAACAATGAGAGCATAGTAGATATATGATTTATACTTTAACTAGAATATAAACAGCTTTCGGAATTAACAGACTGGTcattggcttctttttttttccttcaggaGACTGAACAAACACCTGACTCACAGACGGCCGAGATATATTACTAGATCAGTTGTGCAGCATCATGGTGTTTTTTAAATTGGGTCATTCCAGCTGAAGTGGCCCAATACAGGTtgctttaacattttttattttgatcattttaaacTATGACCGTCATCTTTGTGTGAAGGTACACAATAAATTTTGGTTAcacagctgtttacagaaacatcaATATCTCAGTTCAagatggtcctagctccttggaacatctctggagcacattacaaggtgcaTGGAcatatttttggttttgttccaaggagctaggaccatcctgatattgaggtttctgtaaacagctacataaccaaaatttgttacGTGCCATGACACAAACATGGTCGTCGTACTTaaaccaaatttttttttttttaatgcaatgctaatacatagaggtaatcattCAAAAAATGTTTGAATGATTACAATTACAATGATTACAAACTTTACAATTACTGGACCACTTGAAATGGACTGACCCTATAGCCATGTAGTGGAGAGTGATCGAAACTCTGTCGATTGGTAttgcattcttttcttttctgcaaatatttcactttaccACTAATACAATGTGGATTGCCAGCAGCAGCCATTTTAGCACAATGATTTGCTCTCCGTGATTTAGGAGATTTGAAAAGATTAGTCTTAAATGGGCCATATTTGACCTATTTTACAGAAACCTGAAGCTCCTAAGTCACCAATCTCTCCTCTAAATCTCCTGCTGTAGCAGTGATCTCCCGGTAGATGGCGCTACACACTCAAGCAGTATATCTAAAATAACATTTCAGGCAGACAGACTAAGCATTTACAGCAGAACAGTTAGCTCTTACTCGTTTCTCTCAAGGGCATTCTCCAGCTCTTTGGTGAACAGACTCTTCTCTCCAATCTGTAAcgataagaatatatttatacacgTATAACATCAGATGAGATCCATTCTTACCATCTTGCTTGTCAGGATGGTGTGTTAACTTTACCTTTGATAAGGCAGTGTCAAGGATTTTGTCTCCGACTGTCGACATGGCaactgtgaaacacacacacacagtaagaatttaacaacaacaacaacaaaaataaagtacTGTGCCACATTCTCACATCAGCACTGACAGAAGAGGAAGGGAGGAAAGAAATGGTGTGGATTACACTAAAACACAATCGCTCATCTGTCTGTAAAGGATTCTGGGAAGACAAAAGAcgacaaaagagagagaagaaaatgaGAAGACCCAGAGAGTGACCGAAAGAGAAGGAGGGACATGAGGGACATAATataatgaaaaagaatgatgtaATTGAAGGAAACAAAAGAGATTTGATcaagaaagtgagaaagaaagaaagaaacaaagaaagaaaagcaataaaaaagcaagcaagaaatcaataaagaaagaaagaaaagcaataaAGAAAAGTAACcaggaatgaaagaaagaaatgattgatcaagaaagaaagaaagaaagaaagaaagaagagaaaggaagaacTTGAACAAGAATGaaagaacaaatgaaagaaagaaagaaagaaagaaagaaagaaagaaagattagcaagcaagaaagaaagaagagacagCAAGAAgctgagtgagaaagaaagaaagaaaaaagaaagaaagaaagctatACCTATCTCTAGCTGCAAGTCtggatagagctttttcagcTGCTCGGCCACGCTGTCTGTCTGAATCCGAGCAAGCTGAAAAAGAACACAACAGcacaacttcacacacacaataaacactCAGCAACACCTGCACGATACAGGTACATGAGCTCTTTCACGAGCTGAagcttttaatgttatttaaacaCATAAATGAGGTATTGTTAAGACACTCAGTAATCTGTGGAGACACAGGAGGACTCGGACTTATCTGATCCCACCATGTTGTTTgccacacccactctctctcctccgTTCACCCTGCACTAATTCACTACTCTTTCGTGGCAATTCAATTATTTCAAGTTTTGTGATTGCCTGCAATATCACGAATGAGCAAAATATCACAAATTATACACTCAATCCTCTCACTTCATGAGAGACTGAAATCAAGCATCTGAGACAGAGGAGTGAAATCAGGCCACTGAGGAATTAGCTTTGCAAAGTTCAAAgtggaaataattttttttttttatcagaaaatctggatttttgtTGCGTATAGATTAGTTCAAATCAGCATAGTTGAGCTGGAGTAAAATCAACAGCTTCACAAATATGAGGTCATGACGGTGTTaatcaaatgacacacacaaaaaaggcaTCATGTCATGTTCTGACCTGGCTTTTCCTGGTTCCGATGCGAATAATCCGAGTGACTTTTCCATTTTCTTCCTGAAAAGCAGAAGTCATTTTATAAATCTCATACAGCCTTACAGGGATactaaaaaaacacaacatcttTCAATTCAACTCACTCTTATACACTTAAACGGCCCTTCCATCTTATCGCTTAAGCCTTTAGCTAGATTAAATATGTAGACTATTTAAAATGGCGTGCACTTGTCTACCGATGCTGCTAATGAATGAACTCTGGGGTGGTGGCTCGGAAAAGAAAGCTGTCCCTTCCTATAAGGTCTTAATCCACCCTCCCACCGCCCTGGGTCTTCTGTACAATGCTGATAAACTAACAACTAACTAACTCATTGTTAGatggtgtgtcagtgtgtgtggtgtcagaTACACACGCACGTATCTCCTTCTTCCACAACACTGCTTCTGTTCACTGCTATTAAGTCATCTTAACTGACATCTTAGCAGatggctgaatcccaaattgCTCTCCACCCCATATACAAGTGCACAACACATGAAGCAAATAATGCCTCCTGATAATAAGTGCTGATAATATGGTCAAATTTTGAAGTTACACCAACAATCTAAAATAATTTGATTGTTTGGTCTGTCTGTAAATTGGATATCAGTCCTGAAAACTGACctgacccaaaaaaaaaaaaaaaaaaaaaaaaaaaaaaaaatactgaaactAGCCTTAAAAAAACTGGGCTTTGGAAAAAggaattttttcttttctttttttctttctctctgcttttGTGTGGGAAACAAGGTCACAATGGTGCATACACATTTCTGATATACAGCTATCATACATTCATCAGTCCATCCAGAATTGTGCGATCGCAGggattaacgcaaaatcaagcaaacaccACAACATTCGGAGGAGCTGT harbors:
- the hmbsa gene encoding hydroxymethylbilane synthase a isoform X3, with the translated sequence MSQEARTTEEENGKVTRIIRIGTRKSQLARIQTDSVAEQLKKLYPDLQLEIVAMSTVGDKILDTALSKIGEKSLFTKELENALERNERENPHDAVVLHPKNAGLTLDALPENSVIGTSSLRRAAQLKKRFPQLEFENIRGNLNTRLKKLDEKDDYAAIILAAAGLKRMGWESRISQVLGPEDCMYAVGQGALAVEVRARDRDILKMVSILHHPDTVLRCISERAFLKQLEGGCSVPVAVYTEMKNSVLYLTGAVYSLDGADCLKDTMQTNIELDNMVHDSAEDRAHVGVTANNLSLKALDDAENLGVDLANLLLSKGAKDILTTARQLNDVR
- the hmbsa gene encoding hydroxymethylbilane synthase a isoform X1 gives rise to the protein MSQEARTTEEENGKVTRIIRIGTRKSQLARIQTDSVAEQLKKLYPDLQLEIVAMSTVGDKILDTALSKIGEKSLFTKELENALERNEVDLVVHSLKDLPTSLPPGFTIGAVLQRENPHDAVVLHPKNAGLTLDALPENSVIGTSSLRRAAQLKKRFPQLEFENIRGNLNTRLKKLDEKDDYAAIILAAAGLKRMGWESRISQVLGPEDCMYAVGQGALAVEVRARDRDILKMVSILHHPDTVLRCISERAFLKQLEGGCSVPVAVYTEMKNSVLYLTGAVYSLDGADCLKDTMQTNIELDNMVHDSAEDRAHVGVTANNLSLKALDDAENLGVDLANLLLSKGAKDILTTARQLNDVR
- the hmbsa gene encoding hydroxymethylbilane synthase a isoform X2; its protein translation is MEGPFKCIREENGKVTRIIRIGTRKSQLARIQTDSVAEQLKKLYPDLQLEIVAMSTVGDKILDTALSKIGEKSLFTKELENALERNEVDLVVHSLKDLPTSLPPGFTIGAVLQRENPHDAVVLHPKNAGLTLDALPENSVIGTSSLRRAAQLKKRFPQLEFENIRGNLNTRLKKLDEKDDYAAIILAAAGLKRMGWESRISQVLGPEDCMYAVGQGALAVEVRARDRDILKMVSILHHPDTVLRCISERAFLKQLEGGCSVPVAVYTEMKNSVLYLTGAVYSLDGADCLKDTMQTNIELDNMVHDSAEDRAHVGVTANNLSLKALDDAENLGVDLANLLLSKGAKDILTTARQLNDVR